The window GCGGCGGCCCTATCTCCACCAAGCTCGATCATCGTATCGCCATGAGTTTCGCTGTCGCCGGCCTGGTATCGAAGAACGGCGTCACCATCGACGACATGCGTCCGGTCGCAACCAGTTTCCCCGGCTTCACCGGCCTTCTGCAATCGCTGGGCGCCATTCCATGACGTTAGACCTCGCCAATATCGTTGGTCTGATCGGGAGCAGTATGATGGTTATCGCCTATGCCTATAGCAACATGGCGAAGGTCTTGAATTTCACCCTTTTCAATCTGTTGAATCTGGTCGGCGCGCTACTGCTCATCTGTTCGTTGACGGTTCATTTCAACGTGGCGTCCATGGCGCTGGAAGTCGTCTGGGCCGTCATTGCGCTCATCGGCCTGGCCAAAGCGCTGCGGAAGGGGAAAGCGTCATGATCATCGCCGTCGATGGCCCCGCCGCTTCGGGCAAAGGCACGATCGCCAAGGCTCTGGGCCGTCATTATGGCCTGCCCGTGCTCGACACCGGCCTTCTTTACCGGGCTGTGGGCCTGGCCGTCCTGAAGACCGGGGGGACCCCGATCATGAAGCCGATGCGTTGGGAGCCTGCACGTTCAAGGACGCCGTGCTGGCAGACCCGGCGCTGCGCAGCGAAGCCGTCGGCTCGCTCGCTTCGCGCGTCTCTATCCATCAAAGCGTTCGTCAGGCATTGGTCAAACGCCAGCGTGACTTCGCCACCCAGCCGGGCGGCGCGATACTGGACGGCCGGGACATCGCCACCGTCATCGCGCCTGACGCGGATGCAAAGATCTTCGTCACCGCGAGCGTTCATGTCCGCGCCCAGCGCCGCTATGACGACGCCCTGTCTCATGGCGGCAATCCTGACATGGACAGTCTGATCGCCGACATTCAGGCACGGGACACGCGCGACATGAGTCGCGACCATGCGCCCCTGCGCATGGCGGACGGTGCGGACTTGCTCGACACCAGCAATTTGACTATAGACGCCGCCGTCCAGCAGGCCATTGCACTGGTGGACGCCCAGTTGGAACGTCGGCGGCAAGCCTGACGCGACGGCGGCGCTTGGGATGCCCAGGCGCCCTTTTCGCTTTTCCCAAAGGGGTGTCCCTTGTCA of the Sphingobium herbicidovorans genome contains:
- a CDS encoding CBU_0592 family membrane protein, which encodes MTLDLANIVGLIGSSMMVIAYAYSNMAKVLNFTLFNLLNLVGALLLICSLTVHFNVASMALEVVWAVIALIGLAKALRKGKAS